One region of Parambassis ranga chromosome 12, fParRan2.1, whole genome shotgun sequence genomic DNA includes:
- the lrrc8aa gene encoding volume-regulated anion channel subunit LRRC8A — protein sequence MIPITELRYFADTQPAYRILKPWWDVFTDYISIVMLMIAVFGGTLQVTQDKMICLPCKWVVNMKCVTMPIQNVTGAYAPEPKGIQYDLDRHQYNYVDAVCYENKLHWFAKYFPYLVLLHTLIFLACSNFWFKFPRTSSKLEHFVSILLKCFDSPWTTRALSETVVEESDPKPLGKMNGSMDKKASSVSEDVEASIPMLQRTKSRIEQGIVDRSETGVLDKKEGEQAKALFEKVKKFRIHVEEGDIVYRLYVRQTIIKVIKFILIISYTAYYVRNIRFSVDCAVNIQKLTGYSMFHCAHPLATLFKILACFYISLVVVYGLICMYTLCWMLRRSLKRYSFESIREESSYSDIPDLKNDFAFMLHMIDQYDPLYSKRFAVFLSEVSENKLRQLNLNNEWTLEKLRQRITKNSQDKLELHLFMLSGIPDTVFDLVELEVLKLELIPDVTIPPIIAQLSSLREMWLYHTPAKIEAPALAFLRENLKSLHIKFTDIKEIPLWIYSLKNLNELHLTGNLSAENNRYIVIDGLRELKSLKVLRLKSNLTKLPQVVTDVGVHLQKLSINNEGTKLMVLNSLKKMVNLTELELVRCDLERIPHSIFSLHNLQEIDLKDNNLKTIEEIISFQHLHRLVCLKLWYNQIAYIPIQIGTLTNLERLYLNRNKIEKIPSQLFFCRKLRFLDLSHNNLTSIHADVGFLQNLQYFAVTANRIETLPPELFQCKKLRTLNLGNNCLQTLPSRFGELTLLTQLELRGNRLECLPVELGECRLLKRSGLVVEEDLFNTLPSEVKEQLWRADKEQA from the exons ATGATTCCTATCACAGAGCTCCGGTACTTTGCTGACACCCAGCCAGCATACCGCATCTTGAAGCCATGGTGGGACGTTTTCACCGACTATATCTCAATCGTCATGCTGATGATTGCAGTGTTTGGTGGGACGCTGCAGGTCACACAGGACAAGATGATCTGCCTGCCTTGCAAGTGGGTCGTCAACATGAAATGCGTGACGATGCCCATCCAGAACGTGACAGGTGCCTATGCTCCAGAACCCAAAGGCATTCAGTATGACCTTGACCGACATCAGTATAACTATGTAGATGCTGTCTGCTACGAAAACAAACTACACTGGTTTGCTAAATATTTCCCATATCTGGTGCTACTTCATACTCTCATCTTCTTGGCCTGCAGCAATTTCTGGTTCAAATTCCCCCGCACAAGCTCCAAATTGGAGCACTTTGTGTCCATTCTCCTAAAGTGCTTTGACTCCCCATGGACAACAAGGGCTTTGTCTGAGACCGTGGTAGAAGAGAGTGACCCCAAACCTCTTGGAAAAATGAACGGTTCGATGGACAAGAAGGCCTCCAGTGTGAGCGAGGATGTTGAGGCCAGCATACCAATGCTTCAGCGAACAAAGTCCAGGATTGAACAGGGAATAGTAGATCGCTCTGAAACAGGTGTTTTGGATAAAAAGGAAGGGGAGCAGGCCAAGGCTCTTTTTGAGAAGGTGAAGAAATTCCGGATCCATGTAGAGGAGGGTGATATAGTGTACCGTCTATATGTTCGTCAGACCATAATCAAGGTGATCAAGTTCATACTGATAATTAGCTACACAGCCTACTATGTACGAAACATCAGGTTTAGTGTAGACTGTGCagtaaacattcagaaacttACAGGCTACAGTATGTTCCACTGTGCTCACCCGTTAGCAACTCTTTTCAAGATTTTGGCGTGCTTCTACATCAGCTTGGTGGTAGTTTACGGCCTTATCTGCATGTACACTCTCTGTTGGATGCTCAGGCGTTCCCTCAAACGATATTCCTTTGAATCAATCCGTGAGGAAAGCAGCTACAGTGACATCCCTGACTTAAAGAATGACTTTGCCTTCATGCTACACATGATAGATCAGTATGACCCTCTCTACTCCAAGCGCTTTGCTGTATTTCTGTCGGAGGTGAGCGAGAACAAACTGAGGCAGCTGAACCTGAACAACGAGTGGACACTGGAGAAACTGAGGCAGCGTATTACCAAGAATTCACAGGATAAGCTGGAGCTGCATCTCTTCATGCTCAGTGGGATCCCAGACACGGTGTTTGATCTGGTCGAGCTAGAAGTGCTCAAGCTGGAGCTCATCCCAGATGTAACCATCCCTCCAATCATTGCCCAGCTTTCCAGCCTGAGGGAGATGTGGCTCTATCACACACCAGCTAAAATTGAGGCTCCAGCTCTGGCTTTCCTGAGAGAGAACCTGAAGTCCCTACACATCAAGTTCACTGATATCAAAGAGATTCCACTGTGGATCTACAGCCTGAAGAACCTCAATGAGTTACACCTAACTGGGAACCTGAGCGCTGAGAACAATCGTTACATCGTCATCGATGGGCTCAGGGAGCTCAAAAGTCTCAAAGTGCTCCGTCTGAAAAGCAACCTAACCAAGCTTCCACAGGTGGTGACAGATGTGGGTGTGCACCTTCAGAAGCTCTCCATCAATAACGAGGGTACCAAGCTCATGGTGCTcaacagcctgaagaaaatggtCAACCTGACAGAGCTCGAGCTTGTTCGCTGCGATCTTGAACGGATTCCACATTCCATCTTTAGTTTGCACAACCTGCAGGAGATCGACCTGAAGGACAACAATCTAAAGACAATAGAGGAGATCatcagctttcagcacctccaccGCCTTGTCTGTCTGAAGCTGTGGTACAACCAGATCGCCTACATCCCTATTCAGATCGGGACGCTCACCAACCTGGAGAGGCTGTATCTGAACAGGAACAAGATAGAGAAAATCCCCAGCCAGCTTTTCTTCTGTCGCAAGCTGCGCTTCTTAGACCTGAGCCACAACAATCTGACCAGCATCCACGCTGATGTGGGTTTCCTCCAGAACCTCCAGTACTTTGCCGTGACTGCAAACAGG ATTGAGACTTTGCCTCCAGAGCTGTTCCAGTGTAAGAAGCTGCGTACTCTGAATCTGGGAAACAACTGCTTGCAGACGCTGCCATCACGCTTTGGAGAACTCACCTTGTTGACCCAGCTCGAGCTGAGAGGGAACCGCCTGGAGTGTCTGCCGGTGGAGCTTGGTGAGTGCAGGCTGTTGAAGAGGAGCGgcctggtggtggaggaggacctGTTCAACACACTGCCATCAGAAGTCAAAGAGCAGCTCTGGAGGGCTGATAAGGAACAAGCCTGA
- the phyhd1 gene encoding phytanoyl-CoA dioxygenase domain-containing protein 1 isoform X1, with product MDFMTDLDVQKYLEDGYVVLDGLLTSQECDELRQRMVEIMDRMDVPEHCRTTFSTYHDEQLKTQMQGNADYFITSGDKIRFFFEKGVFDDKGEFIVPKHRSVNKVGHALHAYEQLFKNVTHSPKVQGIAKKLGLCSPVILQSMYIFKQPGIGGEVTPHQDATFLYTEPLGRVMGVWIALEDATLNNGCLWFIPGSQKIGISRRMVRTPEGTFPLTDFIGKEQEYDEEKFVAAPVKKGGVVLIHGEVVHRSAENTSEDSRHVYTFHIMEAQDTRWSPDNWLQPTEELPFPPLYPK from the exons ATGGATTTCATGACAGATCTGGATGTGCAAAAG TACCTTGAGGACGGGTACGTGGTCCTGGACGGGCTGCTGACCTCCCAGGAGTGTGATGAACTAAGGCAGAGGATGGTGGAGATCATGGACCGGATGGACGTCCCCGAGCACTGCCGCACCACGTTCTCCACCTACCACGACGAGCAGCTCAAAACACAG ATGCAG GGTAACGCTGACTATTTCATAACAAGTGGAGATAAGATACGCTTTTTCTTTGAGAAAGGAGTTTTTGATGACAAag GGGAATTCATTGTACCGAAGCACCGATCTGTAAATAAAGTTGGACACG CTCTGCATGCGTACGAACAGctgtttaaaaatgttacacATTCACccaaagttcag GGCATAGCTAAGAAGCTGGGCTTGTGCAGCCCTGTGATTCTGCAGAGCATGTACATTTTTAAG CAACCAGGAATCGGTGGAGAAG tgaCACCGCATCAAGACGCCACGTTTCTGTACACCGAGCCCCTCGGCAGGGTGATGGGGGTATGGATTGCCCTGGAAGACGCCACTCTTAACAATGGCTGCCTGTGGTTCATCCCGGGCTCGCAGAAGA TTGGTATTTCCCGACGTATGGTGCGGACCCCAGAAGGCACCTTCCCCCTGACAGATTTCATCGGTAAAGAGCAGGAGTATGATGAAGAAAAGTTTGTCGCTGCACCAGTTAAAAAAG GTGGTGTAGTCCTGATTCATGGGGAAGTAGTGCATCGCAGTGCGGAGAACACCTCAGAAGACTCACGTCATGTTTACACCTTCCACATTATGGAAGCCCAGGACACCCGCTGGAGCCCAGACAACTG gTTGCAGCCCACTGAAGAGCTCCCCTTTCCACCTCTCTACCCTAAATGA
- the dolk gene encoding dolichol kinase has protein sequence MHVNPVYVESTVVLAVVLCVHMAVWNQHSWCSIALLIQSFYVQHKWDRLLRSGGAVFQFRPAANSGIVPASMVMPLLGLALREKCSASGNVYFERFSMVITITGMMLALFLSLIALGITRPVPTNTCVIAGMAGSAILYTTKQTLTVSEVIEVLEVLLIFVYLSLIVLYLLPRCFTPGEALLIVGGISFIVNQLIKRSLNLAEVKGDPVNYFLPVVVVGSLLLGVFFALLFCFMESETWVSSLFFHMMTAVLGLGILMPWLSLFIGRHPIMWLLDFVTLNDRRLCLLGYWVFLAVVATCVVLHQNYQRQAGSKKHQASTVVRKYFHLIVVATYVPGLIYDRQLLHVASVGCLAIFLLLEYVRYFRIRPLGQLLRQLLTLFLDERDSGPLILTHIYLLVGMSLPIWLFPGPCAPKGILPGAAGLVPYAGVLAVGVGDTVASVFGSTMGEIRWPGTKKTMEGTATSVFAQIIAVAMFLIFDGSINLNSTYSWIVGSITLVAMLEAYTSQIDNLLLPLYLFILLLL, from the coding sequence ATGCATGTCAACCCTGTGTATGTGGAGTCCACTGTAGTTTTGGCAGTGGTGCTCTGCGTCCACATGGCAGTCTGGAACCAGCACTCCTGGTGCAGTATAGCCCTCCTTATTCAATCGTTCTATGTACAGCACAAATGGGACCGTCTGCTCAGATCTGGGGGCGCGGTGTTCCAGTTTCGCCCTGCAGCAAACAGCGGGATTGTCCCAGCCTCCATGGTGATGCCTTTATTGGGCCTGGCACTGAGAGAAAAGTGCTCTGCTTCAGGGAATGTCTACTTTGAGCGCTTCTCCATGGTGATCACCATCACAGGCATGATGCTGGCGCTGTTTCTCTCCCTTATTGCACTGGGCATCACAAGACCCGTACCCACCAACACCTGTGTGATTGCAGGAATGGCTGGCAGTGCCATTCTCTACACGACAAAGCAGACGCTGACGGTGTCTGAGGTCATTGAGGTCCTAGAGGTGCTGTTGATCTTCGTCTATCTCAGCCTGATTGTCCTGTACCTATTGCCTCGCTGCTTTACACCTGGAGAGGCGCTTCTCATCGTTGGTGGAATCAGCTTCATTGTGAACCAGCTCATCAAGCGCTCCCTGAACCTGGCAGAAGTCAAAGGAGATCCTGTGAACTATTTCCTGCCAGTTGTAGTGGTTGGTTCATTGTTGCTGGGTGTGTTCTTTGCACTGCTCTTCTGCTTTATGGAGTCTGAGACTTGGGTGTCCTCACTTTTCTTTCACATGATGACAGCCGTTCTGGGTCTGGGGATCCTGATGCCGTGGCTTTCCCTGTTCATCGGTCGCCACCCCATCATGTGGCTGTTGGACTTTGTGACGTTAAATGACAGAAGACTCTGTCTCCTGGGATACTGGGTGTTTCTGGCTGTCGTGGccacttgtgttgtgttacatcAGAACTATCAGCGCCAAGCAGGGTCCAAGAAGCACCAGGCCTCGACTGTCGTCAGGAAGTATTTCCATTTGATTGTAGTGGCCACATACGTTCCAGGGCTGATTTACGACAGGCAGCTGCTCCATGTGGCGTCTGTGGGCTGCTTGGCGATTTTCTTACTCCTGGAGTATGTGCGTTACTTTCGAATCAGGCCTCTTGGCCAGCTGCTCAGGCAATTGCTCACCTTGTTCCTGGATGAGCGGGACTCTGGACCTCTAATCCTCACCCACATTTATTTGCTGGTGGGCATGTCTTTGCCCATTTGGCTGTTTCCTGGGCCCTGCGCCCCTAAGGGGATACTTCCTGGAGCAGCTGGCCTGGTGCCCTATGCAGGTGTGCTGGCTGTGGGCGTCGGAGACACTGTGGCCTCTGTGTTTGGCAGCACCATGGGGGAGATTCGCTGGCCTGGCACTAAGAAAACTATGGAGGGGACTGCAACATCTGTGTTTGCTCAGATCATCGCTGTGGCCATGTTTCTCATCTTTGATGGGAGCATCAACCTAAACTCCACTTACTCATGGATTGTTGGCTCCATCACTCTGGTGGCCATGCTGGAAGCCTACACCTCCCAGATAGACAACCTACTGCTTCCACTCTacctcttcatcctgctgctgctttga
- the phyhd1 gene encoding phytanoyl-CoA dioxygenase domain-containing protein 1 isoform X2, whose translation MDFMTDLDVQKYLEDGYVVLDGLLTSQECDELRQRMVEIMDRMDVPEHCRTTFSTYHDEQLKTQGNADYFITSGDKIRFFFEKGVFDDKGEFIVPKHRSVNKVGHALHAYEQLFKNVTHSPKVQGIAKKLGLCSPVILQSMYIFKQPGIGGEVTPHQDATFLYTEPLGRVMGVWIALEDATLNNGCLWFIPGSQKIGISRRMVRTPEGTFPLTDFIGKEQEYDEEKFVAAPVKKGGVVLIHGEVVHRSAENTSEDSRHVYTFHIMEAQDTRWSPDNWLQPTEELPFPPLYPK comes from the exons ATGGATTTCATGACAGATCTGGATGTGCAAAAG TACCTTGAGGACGGGTACGTGGTCCTGGACGGGCTGCTGACCTCCCAGGAGTGTGATGAACTAAGGCAGAGGATGGTGGAGATCATGGACCGGATGGACGTCCCCGAGCACTGCCGCACCACGTTCTCCACCTACCACGACGAGCAGCTCAAAACACAG GGTAACGCTGACTATTTCATAACAAGTGGAGATAAGATACGCTTTTTCTTTGAGAAAGGAGTTTTTGATGACAAag GGGAATTCATTGTACCGAAGCACCGATCTGTAAATAAAGTTGGACACG CTCTGCATGCGTACGAACAGctgtttaaaaatgttacacATTCACccaaagttcag GGCATAGCTAAGAAGCTGGGCTTGTGCAGCCCTGTGATTCTGCAGAGCATGTACATTTTTAAG CAACCAGGAATCGGTGGAGAAG tgaCACCGCATCAAGACGCCACGTTTCTGTACACCGAGCCCCTCGGCAGGGTGATGGGGGTATGGATTGCCCTGGAAGACGCCACTCTTAACAATGGCTGCCTGTGGTTCATCCCGGGCTCGCAGAAGA TTGGTATTTCCCGACGTATGGTGCGGACCCCAGAAGGCACCTTCCCCCTGACAGATTTCATCGGTAAAGAGCAGGAGTATGATGAAGAAAAGTTTGTCGCTGCACCAGTTAAAAAAG GTGGTGTAGTCCTGATTCATGGGGAAGTAGTGCATCGCAGTGCGGAGAACACCTCAGAAGACTCACGTCATGTTTACACCTTCCACATTATGGAAGCCCAGGACACCCGCTGGAGCCCAGACAACTG gTTGCAGCCCACTGAAGAGCTCCCCTTTCCACCTCTCTACCCTAAATGA